A genomic segment from Candidatus Viadribacter manganicus encodes:
- a CDS encoding PaaI family thioesterase, whose protein sequence is MSDEPTSYASSDDPLQRVRAMIQFTPQAAALGMQVSRIEPARVWGLVPYREELIGDPETGVIAGGVITTFLDTLCGTAAVAAMEQPTTVATIDLRIDYMRPATPQRDVLAQAHCYKLGRSVAFVRATAYDETPNNPIAHVVAAFMVNSNGGRKFGANLRKKK, encoded by the coding sequence ATGAGCGATGAGCCCACCTCTTATGCGTCGAGTGACGACCCGCTACAGCGCGTCCGCGCCATGATCCAGTTTACGCCACAAGCGGCGGCGCTGGGCATGCAGGTGAGTCGGATCGAGCCGGCGCGGGTTTGGGGGCTTGTGCCCTATCGCGAGGAGCTCATTGGCGATCCGGAAACCGGCGTGATCGCCGGCGGTGTAATCACGACGTTCCTGGATACGCTCTGCGGCACGGCTGCGGTTGCGGCGATGGAGCAGCCGACCACGGTGGCGACCATCGACCTCCGCATCGACTACATGCGCCCAGCTACGCCGCAGCGCGATGTGCTGGCGCAAGCGCATTGCTACAAGCTGGGCAGAAGCGTCGCATTCGTGCGGGCCACTGCCTACGATGAGACGCCGAACAATCCGATCGCGCACGTGGTGGCGGCGTTCATGGTCAATTCGAACGGCGGCCGGAAATTCGGCGCGAACCTGCGAAAAAAGAAATGA
- a CDS encoding TetR/AcrR family transcriptional regulator, producing MSETADIEPIGKREKTKVANRQAILVAARAVFAELGYEAATVRDIIRGTDLASGTFYNYFKSKEEVFDALADDGARRFRPILRMARENAESFEDYLHSAFVAYLHFIVQDNQLEGRPIQERRPHIIRMDTPEMVAVYQEVRQSLEDAIAHGDAPRVDADYLACACIGIAQEVGSAMLRRSPQDIDAAANFVTGLLLKGLEGAAQKT from the coding sequence ATGAGCGAGACGGCGGACATCGAGCCGATCGGCAAACGCGAGAAGACCAAGGTGGCCAACCGGCAGGCCATCCTTGTGGCTGCGCGCGCCGTCTTCGCTGAGCTCGGCTACGAAGCCGCGACCGTCCGCGACATCATCCGCGGCACAGACCTCGCGAGCGGCACCTTCTACAATTACTTCAAGTCCAAGGAAGAAGTGTTCGATGCGCTGGCCGATGATGGCGCGCGACGCTTCCGGCCGATCCTGCGCATGGCGCGCGAGAACGCCGAAAGCTTCGAAGACTATCTCCACTCCGCTTTCGTCGCGTACTTGCATTTCATCGTGCAGGACAACCAGCTTGAGGGGCGCCCGATCCAAGAGCGCCGCCCGCACATCATCCGCATGGACACGCCCGAGATGGTCGCTGTTTACCAGGAAGTGCGCCAAAGCCTCGAAGACGCGATCGCCCACGGCGATGCGCCGCGCGTAGACGCTGATTATCTGGCTTGCGCCTGCATCGGCATCGCGCAAGAGGTTGGGTCGGCCATGTTGCGCCGTTCGCCGCAGGATATTGACGCTGCGGCAAACTTTGTAACTGGCCTTCTCTTGAAGGGCCTCGAAGGCGCGGCCCAAAAAACTTGA
- a CDS encoding alpha/beta hydrolase: MSWLRKALVHLALSRSDEALIKASGGEPRTVRGMTLDPRMQFLEAQSRQRAVPWDKMTVAILRAQTDGGAEIFGGGKVPGVRIEKLYVTGRSHSVPCRLYLPTVRDNSAAMMVYLHFGGGVIGSLESCNRLCALIAKEAGAPVISVDYRLAPEFKYPIGLEDCIAVYNWAVDNAARYGAPVGKAAIGGDSMGGLFSAIIAQEMRKAKAPVLQLLIYPGIDFVSDTPSMHEFADAWPLTAETLDFFVKQYLPDNADPSDPRVSPGRAQDLRGVAPALIYGAGFDMLLDQGVAYGERLTEAGVKVAYTRFDSLPHGFVAFPSAAPAAEAAIKQIARETAAALKGNR, translated from the coding sequence TTGTCCTGGCTGCGCAAAGCGCTCGTGCATCTTGCTTTGTCGCGTTCCGACGAAGCGTTGATCAAAGCTTCGGGCGGCGAACCACGCACGGTTCGCGGCATGACGCTCGATCCACGCATGCAATTCCTGGAAGCGCAGTCGCGCCAGCGCGCGGTGCCGTGGGACAAGATGACTGTCGCTATCTTGCGCGCGCAGACCGACGGTGGCGCTGAGATATTCGGCGGCGGTAAAGTTCCGGGCGTCCGCATCGAGAAACTCTACGTCACCGGGCGCAGCCATTCGGTGCCGTGCCGCCTCTATCTGCCGACCGTGCGCGACAATTCCGCGGCGATGATGGTCTATCTGCATTTCGGTGGCGGCGTCATCGGCTCGCTCGAAAGCTGCAATCGTCTGTGTGCGTTGATCGCCAAGGAAGCCGGCGCGCCGGTTATCTCGGTCGATTATCGACTGGCGCCCGAGTTCAAATATCCGATCGGTCTTGAAGACTGCATCGCTGTTTATAATTGGGCCGTCGACAACGCCGCGCGCTATGGCGCGCCGGTCGGCAAAGCTGCCATCGGCGGCGATTCCATGGGCGGTTTGTTTTCGGCGATCATCGCGCAGGAGATGCGCAAGGCGAAGGCGCCAGTGCTGCAGCTGCTCATTTACCCTGGGATCGACTTCGTCTCAGACACGCCTTCAATGCACGAATTCGCTGATGCTTGGCCACTCACTGCCGAGACGCTCGATTTCTTCGTGAAGCAATATCTCCCCGACAATGCCGATCCCAGCGATCCGCGCGTGTCGCCGGGGCGCGCGCAAGATTTGCGCGGCGTTGCGCCGGCTCTGATTTATGGCGCCGGCTTTGATATGCTGCTGGATCAAGGCGTCGCTTATGGCGAACGCCTGACCGAAGCGGGCGTGAAGGTTGCGTACACGCGCTTCGATTCACTGCCGCACGGCTTCGTCGCATTTCCTTCGGCCGCTCCGGCCGCCGAAGCCGCCATCAAGCAGATCGCCCGCGAGACTGCCGCTGCGCTGAAAGGCAATCGCTAA